The Paenibacillus sp. RUD330 genome has a segment encoding these proteins:
- a CDS encoding DUF2515 family protein — protein MKERKAGNENGQRQRPGKQDFAADIREAADGGGADGGIDAAPDVKNAPAPRKHPLLRLLLLPAALPMAAAAYAAAKRRSRRASRELAERAAPLTLTAPSVAELRAAWQKLERAAAKKASFPAPGWLPHPHAVSSKLGLPSPDPAWAIEAAAAPGTPPQAGGPAGDAALLQRIRAETARMNRNNLTRTEAYRQFYLRRPEVHWALLAHMVSRNGGWNMTDLQGEWLPRLLDTAKRRVCFGMLERANALIFHDAYAQLLLYEESRRSGRSLLHLLPALGVSAFMRPVWQQFLRTGDAAPLTIGLIVNEQNFIESRVVQNAYYRRKVLGTFYFGMQSVLQLNQVVFPYGRDENGEPLLAGLILEDFSDLKERIEFGKRLYALLFGVPGVAEGVLEFVKKNRHTGSRSDYAPEMYASVRRSPPTAAYRERLSGGRLREGAEPLYSPPLQAAWSDRPVDDPEPGDWFAGAASVLPYFRGLPLPHPFEMTADYRIALGKVELAVLAAQAAGAAAKPSLRPAPPAEEESMD, from the coding sequence ATGAAGGAACGCAAGGCCGGAAACGAGAACGGACAACGGCAACGGCCCGGTAAGCAGGACTTTGCGGCCGATATCCGGGAAGCGGCGGACGGAGGGGGCGCGGATGGCGGCATCGACGCTGCGCCTGACGTCAAAAACGCTCCTGCCCCCCGCAAGCATCCGCTGCTGAGGCTGCTCCTGCTGCCGGCTGCGCTGCCTATGGCGGCGGCAGCCTACGCGGCCGCCAAGCGGCGCAGCCGCCGGGCTTCCCGCGAGCTGGCAGAGCGGGCCGCTCCGCTGACGCTGACCGCTCCGTCCGTCGCGGAGCTGCGCGCCGCCTGGCAGAAGCTGGAGCGGGCTGCCGCCAAGAAAGCCTCCTTCCCTGCCCCGGGCTGGCTGCCGCATCCTCATGCCGTCTCCAGCAAGCTAGGCCTGCCGTCGCCCGATCCGGCATGGGCGATCGAAGCCGCGGCCGCGCCGGGAACGCCGCCTCAAGCAGGCGGCCCTGCCGGAGATGCCGCGCTGCTGCAGCGCATCCGCGCCGAGACCGCGCGGATGAACCGCAACAACCTGACCCGGACGGAAGCCTACCGCCAGTTCTACCTGCGGCGCCCGGAGGTCCACTGGGCGCTGCTGGCCCATATGGTGAGCCGCAACGGCGGCTGGAACATGACCGATCTGCAAGGCGAATGGCTGCCCCGGCTGCTCGACACCGCCAAGCGAAGGGTATGCTTCGGGATGCTGGAGAGAGCCAACGCGCTTATTTTCCATGACGCTTATGCACAGCTGCTTCTGTACGAGGAGAGCAGGCGAAGCGGGCGCAGCCTGCTGCATCTGCTGCCGGCGCTCGGAGTGTCGGCCTTCATGCGGCCGGTCTGGCAGCAGTTCCTCCGCACGGGCGATGCGGCGCCGCTGACGATCGGGCTGATCGTCAACGAGCAGAACTTCATCGAGAGCCGGGTCGTCCAGAACGCCTACTACCGGCGCAAGGTGCTGGGCACGTTCTACTTCGGCATGCAGTCGGTGCTGCAGCTGAACCAGGTCGTATTTCCTTACGGCCGCGACGAGAACGGAGAACCGCTGCTCGCAGGGCTCATTCTCGAGGATTTCTCCGATCTTAAGGAGCGGATCGAGTTCGGCAAGCGGCTGTACGCGCTGCTGTTCGGAGTGCCGGGTGTGGCGGAGGGCGTCCTTGAGTTCGTCAAAAAAAACCGTCATACAGGGTCGCGCAGCGACTACGCCCCCGAGATGTACGCATCCGTACGCCGTTCCCCGCCGACCGCCGCCTACCGGGAACGCCTCTCCGGCGGACGGCTGCGCGAAGGAGCGGAGCCCCTCTACAGCCCGCCGCTGCAAGCGGCCTGGTCGGATCGTCCCGTCGATGATCCGGAGCCGGGGGACTGGTTCGCGGGCGCCGCTTCCGTCCTTCCTTATTTCCGCGGCTTGCCGCTGCCGCATCCGTTCGAGATGACGGCCGACTACCGCATCGCGCTCGGCAAGGTGGAGCTTGCCGTGCTTGCCGCGCAAGCTGCCGGCGCCGCGGCCAAGCCGTCTCTGCGGCCCGCTCCTCCCGCAGAGGAAGAAAGCATGGACTAG